A genomic region of Heptranchias perlo isolate sHepPer1 unplaced genomic scaffold, sHepPer1.hap1 HAP1_SCAFFOLD_250, whole genome shotgun sequence contains the following coding sequences:
- the LOC137310389 gene encoding zinc finger protein 271-like, producing SSNLERHKDTRTTEKPWKCGDCGKGFNYPSHLETHRRSHTGERPFTCSVCGKGFIYPSKLETHRRSHSGERPFSCPHCKKTFKESSNLLKHQQIHTGERPFTCSVCGKGFTQSNHLLTHQRIHTDERPFRCSRCVKTFARSSNLLKHQQVHTRERLFTCSVCGKGFTQSKHLLTHQRVHTGEKSFRCSHCAKTFARSSNLLTHQRVHTGERPFTCSECGKGFAHSSHLLTHQRVHTGERPFTCCVCGKRFTQSSNLLSHQRVHTDERPFKCSDCEKSFKSTKDLLTHQRVHLRLQGLDSAVIAAVNHIQE from the coding sequence tcgtccaacctggagagacacaaagacacccggaccacggagaaaccgtggaaatgtggggactgcgggaagggattcaattatccGTCCcatctggaaactcatcgacgcagtcacactggggagagaccgttcacctgctccgtgtgtgggaagggattcatttaCCCATccaagctggaaactcatcgacgcagtcacagtGGGGAGAGACCATTCAGTTGCCCTCACTGCAAGAAGACTTTCAAAgaatcatccaacctgctgaaacaccagcaaattcacactggggagaggccgtttacctgctccgtctgtgggaagggattcactcagtctaaccacctgctgacacaccagcgaattcacactgatgagagaccgttCAGGTgctctcgctgtgtgaaaacatttgcccgttcatccaacctgctgaaacaccagcaagttcacactcgTGAAAGGTTGtttacctgctctgtgtgtgggaagggattcactcagtctaagcacctgctgacacaccagcgagttcacactggggagaagtcGTTCAGGTGCTCTCACTGTGCGAAGACATTTGCCcgttcatccaacctgctgacacaccagcgagttcacactggggagaggccgttcacctgctctgagtgtgggaagggatttgctcactcatcccacctgctgacacaccagcgagttcacactggggagagaccgttcacctgctgtgtgtgtgggaagagattcactcagtcatccaacctgctgtcacaccagcgagttcacactgatgagagacctttcaaatgttctgactgtgagaagagctttaaaagcacaaaggacctactgacacaccagcgagttcacctgcgactgcaggggttggattctgctgtaattgctgctgttaatcacatccaggagtga